The sequence TATTCGAACTCTACGATGCCGATAAGAACAGCAGCTCACAGCTTCAGACCATGTTAGATCTCGTCGAAGATAAGAAGACATCTCTGCAACAGCAGATGGATGACATCAAGGTTGTCTTGATGGAGCTAAATTCAGCCGAACAGCAATGTAGGACGGCGCTGGCGCTTCAAGAGAAATAAAGCTCAACAGCAATGAAAATCTAGCTACAAACCTTATTTACGAACGAAAGTTACAAACAATAATAAAAATCTACTCATTAAAGATTTAAGAAATTGACAGGACACAAGCAATGACTCAACTCTACTCATCTCTTAATTTCGGCCTAGGCGAAGACGTCGACATGCTGCGTGATGCAGTGCAGAACTTTGCCGCCAATGAAATTGCCCCCATCGCAGCAAAGACAGATTCAGACAACGCATTCCCTAATGATCTCTGGCCGGTGCTGGGTGATATGGGCTTGCTGGGTGTCACTGTATCTGAAGAATATGGCGGCGCCGACATGGGCTACCTTGCCCACGTGGTTGCCATGGAAGAAATTTCCCGCGCATCGGCCTCAATTGGTCTGAGCTACGGCGCTCACTCTAACTTGTGTGTTAACCAAATTAACCGCAACGGTAATGCCGAGCAAAAAGACAAATACTTGCCTAAATTGGTCACAGGTGAGCACATTGGTGCCCTTGCCATGAGTGAGCCTAATGCGGGTTCGGATGTGGTATCGATGAAGCTTCACGCTCGCAAAGAAGGTGACAGATACATCCTGAATGGCAACAAGATGTGGATCACCAACGGTCCCGACGCTCAAACCTATGTAATCTATGCTAAAACAGAACTGGACAAAGGTGCCCACGGCATCACAGCCTTTATCGTAGATCGTGACTCTAAGGGTTTTAGCACGGCGCAGAAACTCGACAAACTCGGCATGCGTGGCTCTAACACCTGTGAACTGGTTTTCCAGGATTGTGAAGTACCGGCAGAAAACATACTGGGTGGCCTTAATAACGGCGTAAAGGTATTGATGAGCGGTCTGGATTACGAACGAGTGGTGCTTTCCGGTGGTCCTCTGGGGATCATGAACGCCTGTATGGATATCGTCATTCCCTATATTCATGAGCGTGAGCAATTTGGTAAATCAATCGGTCAATTCCAGCTAGTACAGGGCAAGCTTGCCGACATGTACACCGGCATGAATGCAGCTAAATCATATATCTACAATGTGGCCAAGTCTTGTGACCGAGGTGAAACCACCCGTAAAGATGCCGCCGGTGCCATTCTCTACTCCGCCGAACTCGCCACTAAGATGGCACTGGATGCGATTCAGCTACTGGGCGGTAACGGTTACGTCAACGAATATGCAACGGGTCGACTACTGCGTGATGCCAAGCTCTATGAAATTGGCGCAGGTACTTCGGAGATCCGCCGTATGTTAATAGGACGAGAGCTGTTCAACGAGTCTAAGTAGCTCCACTACACAGAGACGATGCCCCATTCATTTGGCATCGTCATTTGACCTCAGTTTTGCTCAAAAGGATTGAAACCGTGACGCAACTTAGCAGTCGTATAAATTCCCGCAGTGATGAATTCAAGGCAAAACATGAAGACATGGCAGCCATAGTTCAAGATCTTAAATTCAAGCTGCAACAGATTGAACAAGGTGGCGGCGACGTCGCCCGTCAGCGCCACCTTTCCCGCGGCAAGTTATTACCAAGACAAAGGGTCGAAAAGCTGCTCGATCCTGGCTCACCGTTTCTTGAACTCTCCCAATTCGCCGCCTACGAGTTATATGAAGATGTTGTTCCGGCTGCCGGCGTTATCGCTGGGATCGGTCGTGTTAGCGGCGTTGAATGTATGATCATAGCTAACGATGCCACTGTTAAGGGCGGCACCTACTACCCAGTCACGGTTAAGAAACACTTAAGAGCCCAAGAAATTGCCAGTCGCTGTCACTTGCCTTGTATTTATCTGGTGGATTCAGGCGGCGCCTATCTGCCCCGCCAAGATGAAGTCTTCCCTGACAGGGACCATTTTGGCCGTATTTTCTACAACCAGGCGCAAATGTCAGCCAAAGGTATTCCTCAAATTGCCGTGGTCATGGGCCTATGTACCGCAGGTGGTGCCTATGTGCCGGCCATGGCGGACGAATCTATTATCGTCAAAGAGCAAGGCACCATCTTCCTCGCTGGCCCACCTTTAGTAAAAGCGGCTACTGGTGAAGAAGTCACCGCTGAAGAGCTTGGTGGCGCCGAGGTACACACTAAGATCTCAGGTGTTGCCGATCATTTAGCTCAAAATGATGACCATGCCCTGGAATTGGCACGCAAAGCCGTCACTCGCTTGAATCATCAAAAAATGATTGCAGCCCAGCTCAGTCCGGTAAAACCACCTAAATTCGATATCAATGAACTCTACGGCATAGTCGGTACCGATCTTAAGAAGCCATTCGATATCAAAGAAGTCATCGCACGTGTAGTCGATGACTCTGATTTCGATGAATTCAAGGCAAACTACGGTAACACCTTAGTTTGTGGATTCGCCCGTATACACGGCTATCCGGTCGGCATAGTGGCCAACAACGGCATTCTCTTTTCTGAATCAGCCCAAAAAGGCGCCCATTTTATTGAACTCTGTTGTCAACGTAAGATCCCGCTGCTGTTCTTGCAGAATATCACAGGGTTCATGGTAGGTAAGAAGTACGAGCATGAAGGCATAGCTAAACACGGCGCCAAGATGGTCACCGCTGTGTCTTGTGCCAACGTGCCTAAATTCACTGTCATCATAGGTGGCAGTTATGGTGCGGGTAACTACGGCATGTGTGGCCGTGCATTTGAACCGACCATGATGTGGATGTGGCCCAACGCACGTATCTCAGTAATGGGCGGCGAGCAAGCTGCCGGCGTTTTAGCCACAGTGAAACGTGATGGTTTAGCCCGTAAGGGTGTCGAATGGTCTGATGATGAAGAGCAAAAGTTCCGTGCGCCTATCGTTGAGCAATACGACAAAGAGGGACACCCCTACCACGCCAGTGCACGATTGTGGGATGACGGCATTATCGACCCGGCACAAACCCGTGATGTGGTGGGATTAGCCCTATCTGCCGCACTCAATGCGCCGATAAAAGAGACCAAATTTGGTGTTTTCCGTATGTAGTGGCCTTGGCCATACTAACCGACAAGCCTGTATTGACTAAGCTGTGAGTGCTTAACCATGACGACTGAATTGATAGAAAATTTTGAATACGTTTCATGCCAACTAAGTAATGGCGTGGGACAGATGATCCTCAACCGAGCCGACAAGCATAATGCCTTCGATGAAGTGATGATCAGCGAGATGATCCAAACCCTCGAATATTTTGCTAACAATAGCGAATGTCAGGTACTAGTGCTGAAAGCCAATGGTAAAAACTTCAGTGCAGGCGCAGATCTCAATTGGATGCGTAAACAGGCCAAAATGGATTTCGAGCAGAACTTATGTGATGCCAACGAGCTTGCCAGGCTGATGTCGACCTTAGATAAATTCCCTAAACCCACTCTTGCGCTAATTCAGGGAGCAGCATTTGGTGGCGCGTTAGGACTTATCTGTTGTTGTGATATCGCCATCGCCAATGGGCGTGCCAGCTTTTGCTTGAGTGAAGTAAAGCTTGGACTTATCCCGGCGGTTATCAGCCCTTATGTGGTTCGCGCCATGGGACAGAGAGCCTCACGCCGCTACATGTTGACAGCCGAACGGTTTACTGCCGAAAAGGCACTGGCTTTGCAAGTCATTCATGAAATTAGTAACGACCTCGACGCCGCTGCCGAGCCTATAATTCAAAGCTTACTCGCTAACAGCCCACAAGGCATGGCATGGGTTAAAAGCTTGCTGTCTCGCCTCGAAGATGGCGTTATCGATGACACGACTCTAGATTATACCAGTGAGCGTATCGCCAGAATTCGGGTATCAAATGAAGGCCAGGAAGGCTTAAATGCCTTCTTCGACAAACGCAGGCCAAACTGGAATGACACCGTCACTCTTTCCCATGACAGTGCTCAGATCAACGCTCAAATCGATTCAAAAAATATCAGTGGGCAAGGAGCCAAATAATGTTTAGCCAATCTCTAATTAAAAAACTATTAATTGCTAACCGTGGTGAAATTGCCTGTCGTATCATCAAAACGGCTAAGTCCATGGGCGTTCGCACTGTTGCCTTATACAGTGACGCCGATGTCAATGCCCGCCATGTGGCATTAGCCGATGAATCCTTCTACTTAGGCGGCAGTGCGCCAGCAGATTCTTATCTTAAAGCCGATCTGATCTTAGACATCGCCAAGAAGTCTGGTGCACAGGCCATACATCCGGGATATGGTTTCCTCTCTGAAAATGCCGAATTTGCACGAAAATGTGAGCAAGCCGGCGTAATATTCGTCGGTCCAACTGCCGATGCCATCGACTCCATGGGCAGTAAAAGCGCCGCAAAAGAGATCATGGGTGCGGCAAGTGTGCCGCTTGTGCCAGGTTATCATGGTGACGCACAAGATGATGCATTGCTCGTCAAGGAAGCCAACAAGATGGGCTTCCCCTTACTGATTAAGGCAGCATTTGGCGGCGGTGGTAAAGGCATGCGTATCGTCGAGACTAGTGATCAAGTGTTGGAAAACATTCATTCAGCCAGACGTGAAGCCACCTCCTCTTTTGGCAATGACAAACTCCTGATGGAACGCTATTTGCGTCAGCCTCGTCATGTAGAAGTACAGGTCTTCGCCGACAACTATGGCAACTGCATCTATTTGTCAGATCGCGACTGTTCAATTCAGCGTCGCCATCAAAAAGTCGTCGAAGAAGCCCCCGCC is a genomic window of Shewanella psychrophila containing:
- a CDS encoding isovaleryl-CoA dehydrogenase, which encodes MTQLYSSLNFGLGEDVDMLRDAVQNFAANEIAPIAAKTDSDNAFPNDLWPVLGDMGLLGVTVSEEYGGADMGYLAHVVAMEEISRASASIGLSYGAHSNLCVNQINRNGNAEQKDKYLPKLVTGEHIGALAMSEPNAGSDVVSMKLHARKEGDRYILNGNKMWITNGPDAQTYVIYAKTELDKGAHGITAFIVDRDSKGFSTAQKLDKLGMRGSNTCELVFQDCEVPAENILGGLNNGVKVLMSGLDYERVVLSGGPLGIMNACMDIVIPYIHEREQFGKSIGQFQLVQGKLADMYTGMNAAKSYIYNVAKSCDRGETTRKDAAGAILYSAELATKMALDAIQLLGGNGYVNEYATGRLLRDAKLYEIGAGTSEIRRMLIGRELFNESK
- a CDS encoding carboxyl transferase domain-containing protein, translating into MTQLSSRINSRSDEFKAKHEDMAAIVQDLKFKLQQIEQGGGDVARQRHLSRGKLLPRQRVEKLLDPGSPFLELSQFAAYELYEDVVPAAGVIAGIGRVSGVECMIIANDATVKGGTYYPVTVKKHLRAQEIASRCHLPCIYLVDSGGAYLPRQDEVFPDRDHFGRIFYNQAQMSAKGIPQIAVVMGLCTAGGAYVPAMADESIIVKEQGTIFLAGPPLVKAATGEEVTAEELGGAEVHTKISGVADHLAQNDDHALELARKAVTRLNHQKMIAAQLSPVKPPKFDINELYGIVGTDLKKPFDIKEVIARVVDDSDFDEFKANYGNTLVCGFARIHGYPVGIVANNGILFSESAQKGAHFIELCCQRKIPLLFLQNITGFMVGKKYEHEGIAKHGAKMVTAVSCANVPKFTVIIGGSYGAGNYGMCGRAFEPTMMWMWPNARISVMGGEQAAGVLATVKRDGLARKGVEWSDDEEQKFRAPIVEQYDKEGHPYHASARLWDDGIIDPAQTRDVVGLALSAALNAPIKETKFGVFRM
- a CDS encoding enoyl-CoA hydratase-related protein, coding for MTTELIENFEYVSCQLSNGVGQMILNRADKHNAFDEVMISEMIQTLEYFANNSECQVLVLKANGKNFSAGADLNWMRKQAKMDFEQNLCDANELARLMSTLDKFPKPTLALIQGAAFGGALGLICCCDIAIANGRASFCLSEVKLGLIPAVISPYVVRAMGQRASRRYMLTAERFTAEKALALQVIHEISNDLDAAAEPIIQSLLANSPQGMAWVKSLLSRLEDGVIDDTTLDYTSERIARIRVSNEGQEGLNAFFDKRRPNWNDTVTLSHDSAQINAQIDSKNISGQGAK